Proteins found in one Labrenzia sp. VG12 genomic segment:
- a CDS encoding TRAP transporter substrate-binding protein — protein sequence MKKILLSLMASVAVSSPALAEELSVVGSWSSLPLHKEYEAPFWQNKLPEASGGAITTNVTTHNQMNLGVGEVFRLLGQGVFDVGMTVGDYAVADAPELEGLDVPLVAMSADKAQQAVEAARPMVEEIFEKRFNAKVLAIAPYPPQVVFCNAEIGSLEDLKGKKIRASGRMTAKFLEALGAEGITVSFSEVPGALQKGVVDCAVTGAGSGYSAGWWEVSTHLLPIPLGGWDPVVTAINLDKWNSLSDETRTLIETEIATQFEAPAWATAEGALANDIACLTGKGDCASGDKRSMVLVEASDGDIERAREILQSQVLPEWAERAGGDWAARWNDSVGQVVGVSIETN from the coding sequence ATGAAAAAGATCCTGCTTTCCCTTATGGCCTCGGTGGCCGTTTCTTCCCCGGCGCTCGCCGAAGAGCTTTCGGTGGTCGGCAGCTGGTCCAGCCTGCCTTTGCACAAGGAATACGAGGCCCCCTTCTGGCAGAACAAGCTGCCGGAGGCTTCGGGCGGCGCCATCACCACCAATGTCACCACCCACAACCAGATGAACCTTGGGGTCGGCGAAGTCTTTCGTCTGCTGGGCCAGGGCGTCTTTGACGTCGGAATGACCGTTGGGGACTATGCGGTTGCCGATGCGCCGGAGCTGGAAGGTCTGGATGTGCCGCTGGTTGCCATGAGTGCGGACAAGGCTCAGCAGGCGGTCGAAGCCGCCCGGCCGATGGTCGAGGAGATCTTTGAAAAGCGCTTCAATGCCAAGGTTCTGGCCATTGCGCCCTATCCGCCGCAGGTTGTCTTCTGCAACGCCGAAATCGGCTCGCTGGAAGACCTGAAAGGCAAGAAGATCCGGGCGTCCGGGCGCATGACCGCCAAATTCCTCGAGGCGCTCGGGGCCGAGGGCATCACCGTTTCCTTTTCCGAAGTGCCCGGTGCGCTGCAGAAGGGCGTGGTCGACTGCGCCGTGACCGGTGCCGGCTCCGGCTACAGCGCCGGCTGGTGGGAAGTCTCCACCCATCTGCTGCCGATCCCGCTGGGCGGTTGGGACCCGGTGGTGACAGCAATCAATCTCGACAAGTGGAACTCGCTCAGCGATGAGACCAGGACCCTGATCGAAACCGAAATTGCCACCCAGTTCGAGGCTCCGGCCTGGGCGACGGCCGAAGGCGCCCTCGCCAACGACATTGCCTGCCTGACCGGCAAGGGCGATTGCGCCTCCGGCGACAAGCGCAGCATGGTGCTTGTCGAGGCCAGCGACGGTGACATCGAGCGGGCCCGCGAGATCCTGCAGAGCCAGGTTCTGCCGGAATGGGCAGAGCGTGCCGGTGGCGACTGGGCTGCCCGCTGGAACGACAGCGTCGGCCAGGTCGTCGGCGTCTCGATTGAGACGAACTAA
- a CDS encoding putative hydro-lyase, whose product MLQNYDALRLEPIDAVRAQIRSGGYTAHTAGLGRNLLQANLAIIPEQYALDFMRFCQRNPKPCPLIGASDTGNPILFTLGQNIDIRTDVPAYNIYRDGQLERSVTELVDLWSDDLVAFALGCSFTFEHALIEAGFDLWHITNNVTVPMFRSSLETIPAGPFRGPTVVSMRMIPNERVEEAIAISARFPLAHGAPVHAGDPAVIGISNLQEPDWGDRVPVPAGHTPVFWACGVTPQAVIQQAALPLLITHKPGHMLITDIPDTAEIPIITSNNVPK is encoded by the coding sequence GTGTTGCAGAATTATGATGCCCTTCGGCTGGAACCGATCGACGCAGTCCGTGCACAGATCAGAAGCGGCGGTTACACCGCGCACACGGCCGGCCTGGGGCGCAATCTGCTGCAGGCCAATCTCGCCATCATTCCCGAACAATATGCGCTTGATTTCATGCGATTTTGCCAGCGCAATCCCAAGCCCTGTCCGCTGATCGGCGCGTCCGATACCGGCAACCCGATCCTGTTCACCCTTGGCCAGAACATCGACATCCGCACTGATGTGCCGGCCTACAATATCTATCGGGACGGCCAGCTGGAGCGCTCGGTGACGGAGCTTGTCGACCTGTGGTCGGACGATCTGGTGGCCTTTGCGCTCGGCTGTTCCTTCACCTTTGAACACGCGCTGATCGAGGCGGGTTTCGACCTCTGGCACATTACCAACAATGTCACCGTGCCGATGTTTCGCTCCAGCCTGGAAACCATTCCGGCGGGCCCTTTTCGCGGGCCGACGGTAGTCTCCATGCGCATGATCCCGAATGAGCGGGTCGAGGAAGCCATCGCGATTTCGGCACGTTTTCCGCTGGCACACGGGGCTCCCGTGCATGCGGGAGACCCCGCCGTCATCGGTATCTCAAACCTCCAGGAACCGGATTGGGGGGACAGGGTGCCGGTGCCGGCGGGGCATACGCCGGTGTTCTGGGCCTGCGGTGTCACGCCCCAGGCCGTCATACAACAGGCCGCCCTGCCGCTGCTGATCACGCACAAACCCGGTCACATGCTGATCACGGATATCCCGGACACGGCCGAAATTCCAATCATAACAAGCAATAACGTGCCAAAATAA